The Candidatus Aegiribacteria sp. genomic sequence TTTTACCAACAGTGATTATCTGCACAGTGAAGAGGGGTCAGGTCAAGGGGCTGCCGGTTTCTTACTTCCATCGTTTCGTGTTGCGGAAGGATGTTTATGCGTTAAGCGCTTCCAAAGCTCGATTCTGCTGAGAAAACTGAGAATGGCGCCGTAGAAGCATAGATACTTGCAGAAAATCCTGGGAAAAAACACCAGAAGACTCATTGCGACAATTGCGCCGGTGAAGGATCCAATCATGAAGAAAGAGAAAAACGTATGAAACGGATCGTATCTGCAGAAAAACGCTACCGACTTGAAACTCTCGAACTGGCCGCTGCTTGCAAGAATAATGAGACCAAAGAACAGTAGCGCAAGAAGGTATCTGAGACCCGATAGGACAGAATGAACTTTGCTGGAGAATTTAGGTGGTCTCGGGACATGAAGTTTTCCCAGAAGATCCTGAAGAGCTCCGAAAGGACAGACCCAACCACAGTAAATCCTGCCGAAAAAAGCACTCCACAGCATCGGCAGAATAAGAACGGCTATCCCCAGCCCCCCCAGGAAGACCAAACCACCGGGAAGCATCGCGTACTGGATTACGCCCAGAGGACAGAAGCACCCCTGAACCAGAAAACCGAGTACAAGAAGTGATGATATTTGAACCGAAATATGGGCTATTTTGCGTTTTCGCCTGTCTTCTTTCCTCCTTCCTCTCAAGCGTTTTTTCAGAATAGTAGCTGTTGGAAGCAGAACAGCGGTAGCGAAGAGAACGATAAGAGTTCTTCTCATACCTCCACCGGACGGGTTCACACAGCCTTGCAGACCCATGTAGTGGGGGCAAAGCGCGTTGTCAGATGACGGGCAGGCAGCTTCCGGCGGAAGTCCCACCGGACATCCGCTTGCGAGAGGTATAAGACTGTACGTCATACCGGAGACATGTACGTTGACAGCTGAAGTAGAGTCCGACAGCATTCCCGGATTATCACAGTACGAATCAGAATTAGCATCGGTGAACAGAGCGCAGGAAGGATTTTCAGAAAGACAGGCTTCCTCCGGTAAGTATCCAAGGGGGCAGGATAATACAGAAGTGCTTACTGTCTCTATAGTCACAGTGTCGACGGATACCGAGTCCCGGGAGATCTCGATCTGAATCTCCTCGGTGACAATCGAAGAGTCTGTGAAGTTTTCCGCGATCTCCCATACGATGTGTGATAGTTCAGCATTTCTTTCATGTCCTGGATAAATGCAGAAAAGATCACCCTCAGCATCAGAAAGGATTGTTACCTGGTTACCTTCGGATAAGTATTCCGGGCCTGGGGCGTATGCATCAGCTGGTTCGGCTGCGGGAGATTCAATTTCAATGGCTTCCTCCTGCGAAACAGTGTCATTCGGTGAAGGCATTTCATCCACTGTATTCTCAGGAAGACTGTCAGTGACAGAAACTGGTTCCATATCAAGGCTGTCCGGAACAGTCTCGGACGAGTCGGAGGGAGAACCTT encodes the following:
- a CDS encoding 4Fe-4S binding protein codes for the protein MKSSGVLILTLCSILLASCPLGFPPDEACPSENPSCALFTDENGDGLCDNPGPQPSADYDPSEEGSPSDSSETVPDSLDMEPVSVTDSLPENTVDEMPSPNDTVSQEEAIEIESPAAEPADAYAPGPEYLSEGNQVTILSDAEGDLFCIYPGHERNAELSHIVWEIAENFTDSSIVTEEIQIEISRDSVSVDTVTIETVSTSVLSCPLGYLPEEACLSENPSCALFTDANSDSYCDNPGMLSDSTSAVNVHVSGMTYSLIPLASGCPVGLPPEAACPSSDNALCPHYMGLQGCVNPSGGGMRRTLIVLFATAVLLPTATILKKRLRGRRKEDRRKRKIAHISVQISSLLVLGFLVQGCFCPLGVIQYAMLPGGLVFLGGLGIAVLILPMLWSAFFGRIYCGWVCPFGALQDLLGKLHVPRPPKFSSKVHSVLSGLRYLLALLFFGLIILASSGQFESFKSVAFFCRYDPFHTFFSFFMIGSFTGAIVAMSLLVFFPRIFCKYLCFYGAILSFLSRIELWKRLTHKHPSATRNDGSKKPAAP